A region of Desulfolithobacter dissulfuricans DNA encodes the following proteins:
- a CDS encoding adenosylcobalamin-dependent ribonucleoside-diphosphate reductase, whose product MTRDIPKMELTKTAETVLRRRYYLKDRNGNPIENWESLCHRVADAVAVVDREYPEYEELRDSFFNMIYYLDFLPNSPCLMNAGTDLGQLSACFVLPVEDSMDGIFSSIRNGALVHKTGGGTGYSFSRLRPKNSAVRSTQGVASGPLSFAAVFDAATETIKQGGKRRGANMGVLRVDHPDIMDFIHAKQDQNRFTNFNFSVAITDKFMEAAKAGQDYDLIDPSTGEVVDTLNAAEVFDTIVNLAWHNGEPGVLFIDAANRANTTPQLGEFEATNPCGEQWLLPYESCNLGSINLGRYVKDGVVDRERLGRTVRLAVRFLDNVIDCNRFPIPEIAEMTQKTRKVGLGIMGMHDMLIQMRLPYASEEGRAASADVMRFIREEAEQASIELAELKGPFPAYDPQVNKYPARRNAALTSIQPTGTVSMIADCASGCEPYFSIVMVKHVMDGDRLLMVNKLFEQVARAEGFYSEELMNEVAESGTVIGHKDIPEEWQEIFRTAQDIPPEDHIRMQGALQTNGVDSSISKTINLPSTATREDVRLSYLLGYELGCKGLTVYRDGSRDAQVLNTAAKEKEDQTATVSTQGLIRKKTLPDVLSAKRYRLKDANENTIYIIVCFDDNENPMEVFAKFPFDNRVDLKDKSTMWTTTCRLVSLALRYQIPMDEIIKQLDRSSGHMLDLPAQLGKLLKSFMAGTHHGFASICPECSGKLVFEEGCETCHDCGYSKCS is encoded by the coding sequence ATGACACGTGATATTCCTAAAATGGAATTGACAAAAACCGCGGAAACCGTGCTCCGGCGCCGGTACTATCTCAAGGACCGCAACGGTAATCCTATCGAGAACTGGGAGTCGCTGTGTCATCGGGTAGCCGATGCGGTTGCCGTGGTCGACCGGGAGTACCCAGAATATGAAGAACTGCGCGACAGTTTCTTCAACATGATCTACTACCTCGATTTTCTACCCAATTCGCCCTGCCTGATGAATGCGGGTACGGATCTTGGCCAGCTTTCTGCCTGTTTTGTCCTGCCGGTGGAAGACTCCATGGATGGAATTTTCAGCTCCATTCGCAATGGGGCTCTGGTCCATAAGACCGGCGGCGGCACCGGCTACTCCTTTTCCCGGCTGCGGCCCAAGAATTCCGCCGTCCGTTCCACCCAGGGCGTGGCGTCCGGGCCGCTGAGCTTTGCCGCCGTGTTTGACGCCGCCACCGAGACCATCAAGCAGGGTGGCAAGCGCCGCGGCGCCAATATGGGCGTGCTTCGGGTGGATCATCCCGATATCATGGACTTTATCCATGCCAAGCAGGATCAGAACCGTTTCACCAATTTCAACTTCAGCGTGGCCATTACCGACAAGTTCATGGAGGCGGCCAAGGCAGGTCAGGATTATGATCTGATTGATCCCTCCACCGGCGAGGTGGTGGACACCCTCAATGCGGCTGAAGTTTTTGATACCATCGTCAATCTGGCCTGGCATAACGGCGAGCCCGGGGTCCTGTTCATCGATGCGGCCAACCGGGCCAACACCACTCCCCAGCTAGGCGAATTCGAGGCCACCAACCCCTGCGGCGAACAGTGGCTGCTGCCCTACGAGTCGTGCAACCTGGGGTCCATCAACCTTGGGCGCTATGTGAAGGACGGGGTCGTTGACCGGGAGCGGCTGGGCCGGACGGTCCGGCTGGCCGTGCGTTTTCTGGACAACGTCATCGACTGCAACCGGTTCCCCATTCCCGAGATTGCTGAGATGACCCAGAAAACCCGCAAGGTGGGGCTGGGCATCATGGGCATGCACGACATGCTCATCCAGATGCGCCTTCCCTATGCCAGCGAAGAGGGACGTGCAGCCTCGGCCGATGTGATGCGTTTCATCCGTGAGGAAGCAGAGCAAGCCTCCATCGAGCTGGCTGAACTCAAGGGACCTTTTCCAGCCTACGACCCGCAGGTCAACAAGTATCCGGCCCGACGCAACGCCGCCCTGACCTCCATCCAGCCCACCGGCACGGTCTCCATGATCGCGGACTGTGCTTCGGGCTGTGAACCCTATTTTTCCATTGTCATGGTCAAGCATGTCATGGACGGAGACCGGTTGCTGATGGTCAACAAGCTGTTTGAGCAGGTGGCCCGGGCCGAGGGTTTCTATTCCGAGGAGCTGATGAATGAGGTGGCGGAAAGCGGCACCGTGATCGGCCATAAGGATATTCCCGAGGAGTGGCAGGAGATCTTCCGTACGGCCCAGGACATCCCGCCCGAGGATCATATCCGCATGCAGGGTGCCCTGCAGACAAATGGGGTGGACTCGTCCATCTCAAAGACCATCAACCTGCCTTCCACAGCCACCAGGGAGGATGTACGTCTCTCCTATCTGCTCGGCTACGAGCTCGGCTGTAAGGGACTGACCGTCTACCGGGACGGTTCCCGGGATGCCCAGGTATTGAACACCGCGGCCAAAGAAAAGGAAGACCAGACCGCCACGGTCTCCACCCAGGGGTTGATCCGCAAGAAGACCCTGCCCGATGTCCTGAGCGCCAAGCGGTATCGGCTCAAGGACGCCAACGAGAACACGATCTATATCATCGTCTGTTTTGACGACAATGAAAACCCCATGGAGGTCTTTGCCAAATTTCCATTTGACAACCGGGTCGACCTGAAGGATAAATCCACCATGTGGACCACCACCTGCCGGCTGGTCTCGCTGGCCCTGCGCTACCAGATCCCCATGGATGAGATCATCAAGCAGCTGGACCGCTCCAGCGGGCACATGCTCGACCTGCCGGCCCAGCTCGGCAAACTGCTCAAGTCGTTCATGGCCGGCACCCACCACGGATTTGCTTCCATCTGCCCGGAGTGTTCCGGTAAGCTGGTCTTCGAGGAAGGGTGCGAGACCTGTCACGACTGCGGCTATTCCAAGTGTTCCTGA
- a CDS encoding DUF2523 family protein, with product MLDWLKDFINSFWDLLVSILSWLLDAVFLVISFVGYTIYDGFLMVVQAFFATLDFSSVAFTHAAEWSSLPPQLIWLINQLALPQCITIVSSAILLRVLLNLVPAALTRV from the coding sequence ATGCTTGACTGGCTCAAAGATTTTATCAATTCATTCTGGGATCTTCTCGTTTCTATTCTTTCCTGGCTCCTCGATGCCGTTTTTCTCGTTATCAGTTTTGTTGGCTACACCATCTACGATGGCTTCTTGATGGTTGTTCAGGCTTTTTTTGCAACTCTGGATTTTTCATCAGTTGCCTTTACTCATGCCGCTGAGTGGTCCAGCCTGCCACCTCAATTGATCTGGCTGATCAACCAGCTTGCTTTGCCCCAGTGCATCACCATTGTCAGCAGTGCTATTTTGCTGAGGGTGTTGCTTAATCTTGTCCCCGCAGCATTGACCAGGGTGTGA
- a CDS encoding helix-turn-helix domain-containing protein — MNKKDAVKEKLHIKDKMTFEKIWERIKNETKINNFTELARVAKTTHQYVSRKKKANDFPIKWAYLVAKKYGLSTEWILTGKGPKRLDQQTTRESYENEFLELVDEWLTELTRKEPRRAEWFRYQFEDSFPGFKEWMKRREAQGQGEGDTNRNVA; from the coding sequence TTGAACAAAAAAGATGCAGTCAAGGAAAAATTGCATATAAAAGACAAAATGACATTTGAAAAAATATGGGAACGGATAAAAAACGAAACAAAAATTAATAATTTTACAGAGTTAGCAAGAGTAGCAAAAACGACGCATCAATACGTATCAAGAAAGAAAAAAGCGAACGATTTCCCCATAAAATGGGCCTACCTGGTAGCCAAAAAATATGGCCTGTCCACCGAATGGATCCTGACTGGAAAAGGTCCCAAGAGGCTTGACCAACAAACGACCAGGGAAAGCTATGAAAACGAATTCCTGGAACTGGTGGATGAGTGGCTTACCGAGCTAACCAGGAAAGAACCACGCAGAGCTGAATGGTTTCGATATCAGTTCGAAGACTCATTCCCGGGATTCAAGGAATGGATGAAACGACGTGAGGCCCAAGGGCAGGGGGAAGGTGATACGAATAGAAATGTTGCTTAA
- a CDS encoding SEC-C metal-binding domain-containing protein: MAKIGRNDPCPCGSGSKYKKCCLPKAQVGQPVTPMEQARVSLMGQIEKIQRAAAAGKEKVFEVGVFVFFSKRDGDAWLLEITDSDAVQVAEAGKPLDTPIDENPETIEINWSHTFAIRDKKFYLTSYEDKSEALLPGVPTQQVRAAIRRIRKRYPEELLNQVHIPQENTETADS, from the coding sequence ATGGCAAAGATTGGACGAAATGATCCCTGCCCCTGTGGCAGCGGTAGCAAATACAAAAAATGCTGTCTGCCCAAAGCACAGGTAGGTCAGCCGGTCACTCCCATGGAACAGGCCCGGGTTTCCCTGATGGGCCAGATCGAAAAAATCCAGCGGGCCGCGGCCGCCGGAAAAGAGAAAGTTTTTGAAGTGGGCGTGTTCGTTTTCTTCAGCAAGCGTGACGGCGATGCCTGGCTCCTGGAGATAACCGACTCAGATGCGGTCCAGGTGGCCGAGGCGGGTAAACCGCTTGACACCCCCATCGATGAAAATCCGGAGACCATTGAGATTAACTGGAGTCACACCTTTGCCATCCGGGACAAGAAATTCTACCTGACCTCCTACGAGGACAAGAGCGAGGCCCTGCTCCCCGGAGTACCCACCCAGCAGGTCCGGGCTGCCATCCGCAGGATACGGAAACGGTATCCCGAGGAACTGCTCAATCAGGTCCACATCCCCCAGGAGAATACCGAAACGGCAGATTCCTGA
- a CDS encoding VanZ family protein, with the protein MNRWYRYIPLILVMGIIFYLSHQPGDTLELPDLPDIDKVCHALAYGALAGSAIFALRMDLWRRYPLRMALLVLAFCLGYGISDEFHQSFVAGRDTSGWDVAADMTGALLTQGAWLWYLRRRFGARLAAMLTSR; encoded by the coding sequence ATGAACCGCTGGTATCGATATATCCCCCTGATCCTGGTCATGGGGATAATCTTCTACCTCTCCCATCAGCCGGGTGATACCCTGGAGCTGCCCGACCTGCCGGATATCGACAAGGTCTGCCATGCCCTGGCCTACGGCGCTCTGGCCGGCAGCGCGATCTTTGCCCTCAGGATGGACCTCTGGCGACGCTATCCGTTGCGGATGGCCCTGCTGGTCCTGGCCTTTTGCCTGGGCTATGGGATCAGCGATGAGTTTCATCAGTCCTTTGTTGCCGGCCGGGACACCAGTGGCTGGGATGTGGCTGCCGATATGACCGGCGCCCTGCTGACCCAGGGGGCCTGGCTCTGGTATCTGCGGCGGAGGTTCGGCGCTCGTCTAGCGGCCATGCTAACCTCCAGATAG
- a CDS encoding sigma-54-dependent transcriptional regulator codes for MASTILIIDDEDSIRESLSGILADEGFHPRTAASAEEGLALLDQEKVDLVLLDIWMPGMDGLEALKEIKERFDLPVIMISGHGTIETAVQATRIGAFDFIEKPLSYDKIVLAINKGLHVARLERENQLLRESSPATPDLTGNSPAIRQVREQIDRVAPTDAWVLIRGGHGTGKELVAQTIHRKSRRSSKPMIEVNCAAIPEDLIESELFGHEKGAFTGATTSRKGKFDQADGSTLFLDEIGDMSLKSQAKVLRILQEQKFERVGGSRTIQVDVRVLAATNKDLEKEIEAGTFRADLFYRLNVVPIRVPDLRERLEDIPLLVEDFLIQFSKKGLGRKQFSDDALTELMHHSWPGNVRELRNLVERLVIMSPEPIIHASDVTLFLGSGSQASSPAPAVSVPYRHLGFREARKQFERDYLQARLAENNGNISQTAEKIGLERSHLHKKVKALGIKNDK; via the coding sequence ATGGCCTCCACCATCCTGATTATCGATGACGAAGACTCCATCCGCGAATCGCTCTCCGGGATTCTCGCCGACGAGGGGTTTCATCCTCGGACCGCGGCTTCAGCCGAGGAGGGCCTGGCTCTCCTGGATCAGGAAAAGGTGGACCTGGTACTGCTCGACATCTGGATGCCCGGCATGGACGGATTGGAGGCGTTGAAGGAAATAAAAGAGCGTTTTGACCTGCCGGTCATCATGATATCGGGCCACGGCACCATTGAAACTGCGGTGCAGGCCACCCGCATCGGCGCCTTTGACTTCATTGAAAAACCACTGTCCTACGACAAGATCGTCCTGGCCATCAACAAGGGGTTGCACGTGGCCAGGCTGGAGCGGGAAAACCAGCTCCTGCGGGAAAGCTCGCCCGCCACTCCGGACCTGACCGGAAACTCCCCTGCCATCCGCCAGGTACGGGAACAGATCGACCGGGTCGCCCCCACCGATGCCTGGGTCCTCATCCGCGGTGGGCACGGCACCGGCAAGGAACTGGTGGCCCAGACCATCCATCGCAAGTCCCGGCGCAGCAGTAAGCCCATGATCGAGGTCAACTGCGCCGCCATCCCGGAGGACCTTATCGAATCTGAACTCTTTGGCCACGAGAAAGGTGCCTTCACCGGCGCCACCACCAGCCGTAAGGGCAAGTTCGATCAGGCCGACGGCTCCACGTTGTTTCTCGATGAAATCGGAGACATGAGCCTCAAGAGCCAGGCCAAGGTCCTGCGGATCCTCCAGGAGCAGAAATTCGAGCGGGTCGGCGGGTCACGAACCATCCAGGTGGATGTCCGGGTGCTGGCCGCCACCAACAAGGACCTGGAAAAGGAAATCGAGGCCGGTACCTTCCGGGCCGATCTCTTCTACCGCCTCAACGTGGTGCCGATCCGGGTACCGGATCTCAGGGAGCGGCTGGAGGATATTCCCCTGCTGGTGGAGGACTTCCTGATCCAGTTTTCGAAAAAGGGGCTGGGCCGCAAACAGTTTTCCGACGATGCCCTGACCGAACTCATGCACCATTCCTGGCCCGGCAATGTCCGGGAGCTGCGCAACCTGGTGGAACGGCTGGTCATCATGTCACCGGAGCCGATCATTCACGCCAGCGACGTGACCCTGTTCCTGGGCAGTGGCAGCCAGGCCTCCTCCCCTGCCCCGGCGGTCAGCGTGCCCTACCGCCATCTTGGCTTCAGGGAGGCGAGAAAACAGTTTGAACGCGATTATCTGCAGGCCAGGCTGGCAGAAAACAACGGCAACATCTCCCAGACCGCTGAAAAAATCGGCCTGGAACGCAGCCACCTGCATAAAAAGGTCAAGGCCCTGGGCATAAAGAACGACAAGTGA
- a CDS encoding zonular occludens toxin domain-containing protein: MIICFAGTPGSGKTYEAVKKILDNLCMGRVVYTNIDGMDDPQCQEMIKCVCGLSDFGLSRHLKFLEHDQLEDFWNHIEPGCLVVLDEIQKVFSSREWQTEKNKLFGSWASTHRHHGFDVVLITQHIERIDSAVRALVEWTYVFRKVNFFGGAVQKKYICYSYAGDETRTAPLSKNIRTYDQGVFLCYKSYTGKDVKELGIMKHVNVLKHPVFFAIPLVFAFTIYMVFFKSSLGTGDLFGSGKALSSLDKAKTQVAGLGTPSDTDQAIADHSPSISRQTTAGGRVLFTNRLSVQGEQNVQ; the protein is encoded by the coding sequence ATGATTATCTGTTTTGCCGGCACTCCCGGATCCGGGAAAACATACGAGGCTGTCAAAAAAATCCTCGATAACCTCTGCATGGGCCGGGTCGTGTACACCAATATCGATGGCATGGATGATCCTCAATGTCAGGAGATGATCAAATGTGTCTGCGGCCTATCGGATTTTGGTCTTTCCCGGCATCTTAAATTTCTTGAGCATGACCAACTGGAGGACTTCTGGAATCATATCGAACCTGGTTGCCTTGTGGTCCTCGATGAGATCCAGAAGGTGTTTTCCTCTCGGGAATGGCAGACCGAGAAAAACAAACTCTTCGGGTCCTGGGCCTCCACTCACCGGCACCATGGTTTTGATGTCGTCCTGATCACCCAGCACATCGAGCGTATTGATTCCGCGGTCAGGGCCCTGGTCGAATGGACCTATGTGTTCCGCAAGGTCAATTTTTTCGGTGGCGCTGTCCAGAAAAAATACATCTGCTACAGCTACGCCGGAGATGAGACCCGTACAGCTCCGCTTTCCAAGAACATACGTACCTATGACCAGGGCGTTTTCCTCTGCTATAAGTCCTACACTGGCAAGGACGTGAAAGAACTCGGCATCATGAAGCACGTTAACGTGCTCAAGCATCCAGTTTTCTTCGCTATTCCTCTCGTCTTTGCTTTCACTATCTATATGGTCTTTTTCAAGTCTTCCCTGGGTACCGGTGACCTTTTCGGATCCGGCAAGGCTCTATCCAGCCTGGACAAGGCAAAAACGCAGGTTGCCGGTCTCGGCACACCTTCTGATACAGACCAGGCCATTGCCGACCATAGTCCCAGTATTTCCCGGCAGACCACCGCCGGCGGCCGTGTCTTGTTTACCAATCGTTTATCAGTGCAGGGTGAGCAGAATGTTCAATAG
- a CDS encoding sensor histidine kinase, translating to MLTPEQRQKKRRLVRYVIGCCVLLIPLLGYLQASILRGNLNLPVSSTVLVFALININALLLLLMLYLVLRNLVELIFERRHNILGSKLRTRLVVSFVSLSLIPTILLFVIALRFVSTSMDYWFNTNVEQSLQASLKLAQTIFRDTEKRAENMGSRIARLIDSGLISLENRELVEELFKRTLETAPPGAPDALTLIDANRRELLSVRGPRLLPVVLPEIPTEAMRRASEENRPEVITQDSSAGELVQAIVPLAVNQKEELATYLVTTLLIPAEQLAQMQAITSGINDYRQLVMLKAPIKLSLLIMLLIITLLILFGAIWFGFYIARTLTGPINKLAQATRRVAEGELDFTLEKESDDEMGLLVDSFNQMTSDLLASNRQLAQAHEALQQSNQVSEQRRRYLETILENVAAGVIAINENNQITTINRFAEDLLKINPKEFLHRDYHEVLARPHVMIVENFFRELLESGKHSVERHLRITVRRGETLSLLVNITRLMDENQRAIGYVIVFDNLTNLEKAQRLAAWQEVARRIAHEIKNPLTPIQLSAQRLRKRYLDRIEGDVEIFDQCTRTIVNQVDEIKRLVSEFSDFARMPRLKKEQGDLVAMARDVLVLYREAHKHIDFTLEEPGDIPPFHFDPVQMKRVLINLLDNAVTVLHEGGSIHLRFSLTDNGKKVCMEVADSGPGISEKVRLRLFEPYFSTRKSGTGLGLAIAHTIVSEHNGVIRVADNRPGGAVFIVELPLDS from the coding sequence ATGCTGACCCCTGAACAACGCCAGAAAAAACGCCGCCTGGTCCGGTATGTCATCGGCTGCTGTGTCCTGCTGATTCCGCTGCTTGGCTACCTGCAGGCCTCCATTCTCCGTGGCAATCTCAACCTTCCGGTTTCCAGCACCGTCCTGGTCTTTGCCCTGATCAACATCAATGCCCTCCTGCTCCTGCTCATGCTCTACCTGGTCCTGCGTAACCTTGTGGAGCTGATATTTGAGCGCCGGCATAATATCCTCGGCTCCAAGCTGCGAACCCGGCTGGTGGTCTCGTTTGTCTCCCTGTCGCTCATCCCGACAATCCTGCTCTTTGTCATTGCCCTGCGCTTTGTCTCCACGTCCATGGATTACTGGTTCAACACCAACGTGGAACAGTCGCTCCAGGCCTCGCTCAAGCTTGCCCAGACCATCTTTCGGGACACGGAAAAACGGGCCGAGAACATGGGCAGCCGGATCGCGCGGCTGATCGACTCGGGATTGATTTCTCTTGAGAACAGGGAACTGGTGGAGGAACTGTTCAAGCGGACCCTGGAGACCGCTCCGCCGGGCGCACCCGATGCCCTGACCCTCATCGACGCCAACCGGAGGGAACTGCTCTCGGTCCGGGGGCCACGGCTTTTGCCTGTGGTTCTGCCGGAGATTCCCACCGAGGCCATGCGGCGGGCAAGTGAGGAAAACCGACCCGAGGTCATCACCCAGGATTCCAGTGCCGGCGAGCTGGTCCAGGCCATTGTCCCGCTCGCGGTGAACCAAAAGGAAGAACTGGCCACCTACCTGGTCACCACCCTGCTGATCCCGGCCGAACAGCTGGCACAGATGCAGGCGATCACCAGCGGCATCAACGACTATCGCCAGCTGGTCATGCTCAAGGCGCCCATCAAGCTGAGCCTGCTGATCATGCTTCTCATCATCACCCTGCTCATCCTCTTTGGCGCCATCTGGTTCGGGTTCTACATCGCCCGCACCCTGACCGGCCCCATCAACAAATTGGCTCAGGCCACCCGGCGGGTTGCCGAGGGAGAGCTGGACTTCACCCTGGAGAAGGAATCCGACGATGAGATGGGCCTGCTGGTGGACTCTTTCAACCAGATGACCTCCGATCTGCTGGCCTCCAACCGGCAGCTGGCCCAGGCCCACGAGGCCCTGCAGCAGTCCAACCAGGTGTCGGAACAGCGACGGCGCTACCTGGAGACCATCCTGGAAAACGTGGCCGCCGGCGTCATCGCCATCAACGAGAACAACCAGATCACCACCATCAACCGGTTCGCCGAAGATCTCCTCAAGATAAACCCCAAAGAATTTCTGCACAGGGATTACCACGAGGTGCTCGCCCGGCCTCACGTGATGATCGTGGAAAATTTTTTCCGGGAGCTGCTGGAATCCGGCAAACATTCCGTTGAGCGCCACCTGCGGATCACTGTGCGCCGGGGAGAGACCCTGTCCCTGCTGGTCAACATCACCCGCCTGATGGATGAGAATCAACGCGCCATCGGCTATGTCATCGTCTTTGACAACCTGACCAACCTGGAAAAGGCCCAGCGCCTGGCCGCCTGGCAGGAGGTTGCAAGGCGGATCGCCCACGAGATCAAAAACCCGCTTACCCCTATTCAACTCTCGGCCCAGCGGCTCAGAAAACGGTACCTGGACCGGATCGAAGGAGATGTGGAGATCTTTGACCAGTGCACCCGGACCATCGTCAACCAGGTGGACGAGATCAAGCGGTTGGTCAGTGAATTCTCCGACTTTGCCCGCATGCCGAGACTGAAAAAGGAACAGGGTGATCTGGTCGCCATGGCCCGCGATGTCCTGGTCCTGTACCGCGAAGCCCACAAGCATATCGATTTCACCCTTGAGGAACCGGGCGATATCCCGCCGTTTCACTTTGATCCGGTACAGATGAAACGGGTGCTGATCAACCTGCTTGATAACGCGGTCACCGTGCTCCACGAGGGAGGATCCATCCACCTGCGTTTCTCCCTGACCGATAACGGCAAAAAGGTGTGCATGGAGGTGGCGGACTCGGGCCCGGGCATCAGCGAAAAGGTGCGGCTCCGGCTTTTCGAACCCTACTTCTCCACCCGCAAGTCCGGCACCGGCCTGGGCCTGGCCATCGCCCACACCATTGTCTCCGAGCATAACGGGGTTATCAGGGTGGCCGACAACCGGCCTGGCGGCGCGGTGTTTATCGTTGAGCTTCCCCTGGATTCCTGA
- the hemB gene encoding porphobilinogen synthase — MVFPEYRPRRLRQNENFRAMIRETTLVPEQMIYPLFVMPGKNRREPVPSMPGVFRLSVDQLAREGKECLELGVRSVILFGLPEKKDPMGSGAHAGDGIVQRAIRELKNKVPELTVVTDVCLCEYTDHGHCGCLVGGEVDNDTTLELLARTALSHAKAGADMVAPSDMMDGRVSEIRSALDENNFHMVPIMSYAVKYASAFYGPFRDAADCAPQFGDRRSYQMDPANSREALREATLDVDEGADILMVKPAVAYLDIIRQLRDEFDLPVAAYHVSGEYAMIKAAAEKGWIDGDRVMAETLLSIRRAGADIIITYFAKDMARLLRGG; from the coding sequence ATGGTTTTTCCAGAATATCGTCCCCGTCGACTGCGGCAAAATGAAAACTTCCGGGCCATGATCCGGGAAACCACCCTGGTGCCGGAACAGATGATCTATCCCCTGTTTGTCATGCCGGGCAAGAACAGGCGCGAACCCGTGCCCTCCATGCCCGGGGTCTTCCGGCTCAGTGTGGATCAGCTGGCCCGGGAAGGAAAGGAATGCCTGGAACTCGGCGTCCGCTCGGTCATTCTCTTTGGCCTGCCCGAGAAAAAAGATCCCATGGGCTCCGGTGCCCATGCCGGTGACGGCATTGTCCAGCGGGCGATCCGCGAACTGAAGAACAAGGTACCCGAGCTGACCGTGGTCACTGACGTCTGCCTCTGCGAGTACACCGACCACGGCCACTGCGGCTGCCTGGTGGGAGGCGAGGTGGACAACGACACCACCCTCGAACTGCTGGCCCGCACAGCCCTGTCCCACGCCAAGGCCGGCGCGGACATGGTGGCGCCCTCGGACATGATGGACGGCCGGGTTTCCGAGATCCGCTCTGCCCTGGATGAAAACAACTTTCACATGGTCCCGATCATGTCCTATGCGGTGAAGTACGCCTCGGCCTTCTATGGACCCTTCCGGGACGCGGCAGACTGCGCGCCCCAGTTCGGCGACCGCCGCAGTTACCAGATGGATCCGGCCAATTCCCGCGAGGCTCTGCGGGAGGCCACCCTGGATGTGGACGAAGGGGCAGACATCCTCATGGTCAAACCGGCCGTGGCCTACCTGGATATCATTCGCCAGCTGCGCGACGAATTCGATCTGCCGGTGGCGGCCTATCATGTGAGCGGCGAGTATGCCATGATCAAGGCTGCGGCTGAAAAGGGCTGGATCGACGGCGACCGGGTCATGGCCGAGACCCTGCTCTCCATCCGGAGGGCCGGGGCTGATATCATCATCACCTATTTTGCCAAGGACATGGCCAGGCTGCTTCGGGGCGGCTGA
- a CDS encoding DUF4124 domain-containing protein, which yields MKNSSRVKKAWIVLLTGWVILLVPIPGTGPIAMVINLAATILSIIVLSKGKTVEGIMLLICCIVVTPVIYMLSAGIFIAGLSNYIKLKQKDNKAITLYKKDSAENQVATKNKKNKIYKWTDKDGKTHYSNVPVGPDRIKVIMAKFKEVERIRAEKKKKNEDRTLKYIVYLKDGGKVECSGVNKNENIIIAYTKTGLITNIDESKIDKIIKYQIIDNKVETSTWKK from the coding sequence ATGAAAAACAGCAGCAGAGTTAAAAAAGCATGGATTGTTTTGTTAACTGGATGGGTCATACTATTAGTACCGATACCAGGGACAGGACCAATAGCGATGGTGATAAATCTGGCAGCAACAATACTGTCAATAATAGTGCTGTCGAAAGGAAAAACCGTCGAAGGAATAATGCTGCTAATATGCTGCATTGTGGTTACACCAGTAATATATATGTTAAGCGCAGGAATTTTTATTGCTGGATTAAGCAACTATATAAAGCTTAAACAAAAAGATAATAAAGCGATAACGTTATATAAAAAAGACAGCGCAGAAAACCAGGTTGCGACAAAAAACAAGAAAAATAAGATATACAAATGGACTGATAAAGACGGAAAAACACATTATTCAAATGTACCTGTAGGACCAGATCGAATAAAAGTTATAATGGCGAAATTTAAAGAAGTAGAAAGAATAAGAGCAGAAAAAAAGAAAAAAAATGAAGACAGAACACTTAAATATATTGTTTACTTGAAAGATGGAGGGAAAGTTGAGTGTTCAGGTGTAAACAAAAACGAAAATATTATTATAGCTTATACAAAAACAGGATTAATAACAAATATAGATGAATCAAAAATAGACAAAATAATAAAATACCAGATTATTGACAATAAAGTAGAGACGTCAACATGGAAAAAGTAA
- a CDS encoding RNA-binding S4 domain-containing protein, translated as MAESLFSFCGPEAVWPVPFLLCRRFSRPGIAAAAAVRRMVLVRGRSLDFYFFLSGWLSVNSRYRGAAVEKCEQMEIREGYIELYKILKLQNLVASGGEAKYVISEGMVLVNGSVETRKRKKIVPGDRVEFAGHLIMVTPGWSAT; from the coding sequence ATGGCTGAGTCCCTTTTTTCGTTTTGCGGGCCGGAGGCCGTCTGGCCGGTTCCTTTTCTGCTCTGCCGCCGCTTCAGCCGACCGGGGATAGCTGCTGCGGCCGCGGTGCGCCGCATGGTGCTGGTCAGGGGCCGTTCCCTGGATTTTTATTTTTTTCTTTCAGGATGGTTGTCCGTAAATAGCCGATACAGAGGAGCTGCTGTGGAGAAGTGCGAACAGATGGAGATCCGCGAAGGATATATTGAGCTCTACAAAATCCTCAAGCTGCAGAACCTGGTGGCCAGCGGCGGAGAGGCGAAATATGTGATCTCCGAGGGCATGGTTCTGGTCAATGGCAGCGTGGAAACCCGCAAACGCAAAAAGATTGTCCCCGGCGACCGGGTGGAGTTCGCCGGGCACCTCATCATGGTTACTCCTGGTTGGTCTGCGACTTGA